The following coding sequences are from one Leptospira mayottensis 200901116 window:
- a CDS encoding tetratricopeptide repeat protein: protein MSFSRKLEEANQYLSSGDFDKAKKNFDFLLGEDPENPEVIAGYFTSSYWDNRIDRIHNTKEGRERSHLLVQYFSEFQNAFELRKFTGTSSFSAVSESVLAEAVDQLKISVQREGLHFQDPSALLGLIRELIRFRDYRNALEILNYSSSVERNSPEFLYLKAESFFQTGEERRAILLFREAFLKDPSAAPLAILKSEPIFFWIEKLKSSYQEESDLKEVLPVVLAEQGIFEETRNYSEKEILGYYQNLIRLKDTLSSRKDLYDFKIRCRILQHACLLIDVYRGMQYGEIYQESKKILDSVDPGFFQRRQDGIKK from the coding sequence ATGTCCTTTTCCAGAAAACTCGAAGAAGCAAACCAATACCTTTCAAGTGGGGATTTCGATAAGGCAAAAAAAAATTTCGATTTTCTTCTCGGAGAAGACCCGGAAAATCCAGAGGTAATCGCCGGCTATTTCACCTCCTCTTACTGGGACAATCGTATAGATCGAATCCACAATACGAAAGAAGGAAGGGAAAGAAGCCATCTTCTCGTTCAATATTTTTCTGAGTTTCAAAACGCCTTCGAACTGAGAAAATTTACTGGGACCTCTTCTTTTAGCGCCGTTTCGGAATCGGTTTTAGCAGAAGCAGTCGATCAGCTGAAAATCTCAGTCCAAAGGGAAGGACTTCACTTTCAAGATCCATCTGCGCTTCTGGGTCTAATACGCGAACTCATTCGTTTTAGAGATTATCGAAACGCGCTCGAAATTTTAAATTATTCTTCTTCCGTAGAAAGGAATTCCCCCGAGTTTCTTTACTTGAAAGCAGAATCCTTTTTTCAAACCGGTGAGGAAAGAAGGGCCATCCTTCTCTTTCGAGAAGCTTTTTTAAAGGACCCTTCCGCGGCGCCTCTGGCAATTTTGAAATCGGAACCGATCTTTTTCTGGATCGAAAAACTAAAAAGTTCTTATCAAGAAGAGTCGGACCTAAAAGAAGTTCTTCCGGTTGTTTTGGCGGAGCAAGGAATTTTCGAGGAAACTAGGAATTATTCCGAAAAGGAAATTCTAGGATATTATCAAAATCTAATTCGTTTGAAAGATACTTTGAGTTCTAGAAAAGACCTCTATGACTTTAAGATTCGTTGTAGAATCCTACAACATGCTTGTCTACTTATAGACGTTTACAGGGGAATGCAATACGGCGAAATCTACCAAGAATCCAAGAAAATCTTGGACTCAGTAGACCCGGGCTTTTTTCAAAGAAGACAGGACGGAATTAAGAAATAA
- the hpf gene encoding ribosome hibernation-promoting factor, HPF/YfiA family: MKINYNWKNVDHSKAAEKYANSKLDRVSKYLHAVQSFEISFEMIHGEVTANLNLHGDGNKFNAQNSSKDIYACIDGLEDKIVKQVSKHHDKKANH, translated from the coding sequence ATGAAAATAAATTATAACTGGAAAAACGTCGATCATTCTAAAGCAGCCGAAAAGTATGCAAACAGTAAGTTGGATCGAGTTTCAAAATATCTTCATGCGGTTCAGTCCTTCGAAATCTCTTTTGAAATGATCCACGGAGAAGTTACCGCAAACCTGAATTTACACGGAGACGGTAATAAATTCAACGCACAGAATTCAAGCAAGGATATCTACGCTTGTATCGACGGTTTGGAAGACAAGATCGTCAAACAAGTGAGTAAACATCACGACAAAAAAGCGAATCACTGA
- a CDS encoding tetratricopeptide repeat protein — protein MNKFATIALFLSIFTGLYAIPEAEKVEEELNRFTPENEIQLANKLSALGSLKQKVRDYNSAIDLYNQSLTVREKMGEKESSGYALVLYLKSISEFRQGKSCRALENIKNVISIYQKIGDIDSALNAEEEAYKKYQEACSIHMESVAKAE, from the coding sequence ATGAACAAGTTTGCAACAATTGCTCTCTTTTTAAGCATTTTTACAGGACTTTACGCAATTCCAGAAGCCGAAAAGGTAGAAGAAGAACTTAATAGGTTCACACCTGAGAATGAAATCCAACTCGCAAACAAGCTAAGTGCTTTAGGAAGCCTCAAGCAAAAAGTAAGAGACTATAACTCAGCAATTGATCTTTACAACCAATCTCTAACAGTCCGTGAAAAAATGGGAGAAAAAGAATCCTCCGGTTACGCTTTGGTTCTTTATCTCAAATCTATTTCCGAGTTCCGTCAAGGGAAGTCCTGCCGAGCCCTTGAGAACATTAAAAATGTAATCTCGATCTATCAGAAAATCGGAGACATCGATTCCGCTCTGAATGCGGAAGAGGAAGCTTATAAAAAATATCAAGAAGCATGCTCCATCCATATGGAAAGCGTTGCAAAAGCAGAGTAA
- a CDS encoding histone deacetylase — MKTGFIYSKDFLYHNADPKIPHYESSDRLLACLNKLHQTSYFNSLFFPEMKKVPSEFFNEIHSSAHLQKIERSKGKRGYFDSDTPFTEKSWIAAYSAANSGITLADALLSGTIKNGFSLLRPPGHHAEHNRIMGFCMLNNVAITARYLQKNGLKKIFIIDWDVHHGNGTQEIFYQDPNVFYLSIHQFPFYPMTGLSSETGKNEGIGTTKNIPMQANSDNQAYIQKFKEVVIPTMEHFGPDVVLISAGFDAHKEDPLGGMNITTKGFEDLTKIVLESANKICEGKVLSFLEGGYNLTALSESVEAHVAVFNFFS, encoded by the coding sequence ATGAAGACAGGTTTCATTTACTCAAAAGATTTTCTTTATCATAACGCAGATCCAAAAATTCCACACTATGAAAGTTCGGATAGATTACTTGCATGTCTTAATAAATTACATCAAACCAGTTATTTTAATTCCCTATTCTTTCCCGAAATGAAGAAAGTTCCCAGTGAGTTCTTCAATGAAATTCACTCCAGTGCTCATCTTCAAAAAATTGAACGTTCAAAAGGGAAAAGAGGCTACTTTGATTCCGATACCCCTTTCACTGAAAAATCGTGGATTGCCGCTTATTCCGCCGCAAATTCTGGAATAACCCTTGCAGACGCTTTACTTTCAGGAACAATTAAAAACGGTTTTTCGCTTCTTAGACCTCCAGGTCATCATGCGGAACACAATCGAATCATGGGTTTTTGTATGTTAAACAACGTTGCTATTACCGCCCGATATTTGCAGAAAAATGGGCTCAAGAAAATCTTTATTATCGACTGGGATGTTCATCATGGAAATGGAACCCAAGAAATTTTTTACCAAGATCCAAATGTTTTCTACTTATCGATTCATCAATTTCCATTTTATCCTATGACTGGCCTTTCCAGTGAAACCGGAAAAAACGAAGGTATTGGAACTACAAAAAACATTCCAATGCAAGCGAACTCCGATAATCAAGCATACATTCAAAAATTCAAAGAAGTTGTAATTCCTACAATGGAACATTTCGGACCTGACGTCGTATTAATATCCGCAGGTTTTGACGCACATAAGGAAGATCCTCTGGGTGGAATGAATATCACAACTAAGGGGTTCGAAGACTTAACTAAAATTGTTTTAGAAAGTGCCAACAAAATCTGCGAAGGTAAAGTATTATCTTTTTTAGAAGGCGGCTATAATTTAACGGCTTTATCGGAATCCGTAGAAGCTCATGTAGCGGTTTTCAATTTTTTTTCTTAA
- a CDS encoding putative glycoside hydrolase — translation MNKTIIFILTFFLWTFSLFPDFDFPFPVRDTQKNSIETTSSEFQSVKTESSEIRKKNESDKPTIKIKAEAPTVQLKTQIFKPEQGMDTKIEVVTTQDKESSLGSSELQTFSNIKVPEFSRGIYISQKTLKKTKEFYDLRKKGKQYGVNFLVIDIQPSAPSKETVEALVAEGFYPVARVVNFDGGLPTEKPSNQRVASIHKSIMSACKSGFPEIQLDYIRYADNLRLKLTYETRYKNIAAIIKDIRKETLKCENLPYLGADIFGRIPFNENDMIGQKVEVFAQVVDVLYPMLYPSHFYGMPTRIKDPYQTVYDGTILTIKRSLKTTRVIPYIQGFNMSVGKSGLSLSDYIKAQIKASYDSGGNGFVVWNAWNDYESTFQALKDYDKEN, via the coding sequence GTGAACAAAACTATCATATTCATTCTTACTTTTTTCCTTTGGACCTTTTCTTTGTTTCCTGATTTTGATTTTCCTTTTCCGGTAAGAGATACTCAAAAGAATTCGATTGAAACGACTTCTTCTGAGTTTCAAAGTGTAAAGACCGAATCTTCTGAAATTCGAAAAAAAAATGAAAGTGATAAGCCAACGATAAAAATAAAAGCGGAAGCACCTACAGTTCAGTTGAAAACGCAAATTTTCAAACCTGAGCAGGGCATGGACACAAAGATAGAAGTCGTAACAACTCAAGATAAGGAAAGTTCTTTGGGGAGTTCAGAACTACAAACGTTTTCTAACATAAAAGTTCCGGAATTTTCAAGAGGAATCTATATTTCGCAAAAAACCTTAAAAAAAACGAAAGAATTTTATGATCTCAGGAAAAAAGGGAAACAGTACGGAGTTAACTTTCTAGTAATTGATATTCAGCCCTCAGCTCCGTCTAAGGAAACTGTGGAAGCTTTGGTAGCTGAAGGTTTCTATCCTGTTGCCAGAGTTGTGAATTTTGACGGAGGACTTCCGACCGAAAAGCCGTCGAATCAAAGGGTCGCTTCGATACACAAATCGATTATGTCCGCTTGTAAATCTGGTTTTCCGGAAATTCAATTGGATTACATTCGTTATGCGGATAATCTTCGATTAAAACTAACTTACGAAACAAGGTATAAAAATATTGCCGCGATTATCAAGGATATCAGAAAAGAAACTCTCAAATGCGAGAACCTTCCGTACCTTGGGGCCGATATTTTTGGTCGAATTCCATTCAACGAAAATGATATGATCGGACAAAAAGTGGAAGTATTTGCCCAGGTTGTAGACGTTCTTTATCCGATGCTTTATCCATCACATTTTTACGGTATGCCGACAAGAATCAAAGATCCCTATCAAACGGTGTATGACGGAACTATTCTTACCATTAAAAGATCTTTAAAGACTACGAGGGTCATTCCGTACATTCAAGGATTTAATATGTCCGTAGGAAAGTCGGGACTCTCTCTTTCAGATTATATCAAAGCACAAATAAAGGCCAGTTATGATAGCGGAGGGAACGGGTTTGTGGTTTGGAACGCTTGGAATGACTATGAGTCTACCTTCCAAGCGCTAAAGGATTACGATAAAGAAAACTGA
- a CDS encoding enoyl-CoA hydratase/isomerase family protein has protein sequence MGFIDQDTIDLGSGNKILKLSFNNPETRNSMTREMGLEFKKIIDGLIEATEKNKPRVVILTGKNDIFSAGGNFELLKSFSNKDYETNKKAMFEFYNLFLSVRRLDIPVICAANGHAIGAGFSLTFACDIRVFANEAKYQFNFVKLGIHPGMGSSYTVKELFGTHIANRLLFLAETLNGEEAFRLGLCNDSVPQKEVLGRATEIAIALSESAPLALSELKKNTYDKEKLETALRKEAESQARNFISADFKETIKAIEQKRKPIFKGL, from the coding sequence ATGGGATTCATTGACCAAGACACAATCGATCTAGGTTCTGGAAACAAGATCTTAAAGTTAAGCTTCAACAACCCTGAAACCAGAAATTCCATGACCAGGGAAATGGGTTTGGAATTCAAAAAAATCATCGACGGGTTGATAGAAGCAACTGAAAAGAACAAACCGAGAGTCGTCATTTTAACCGGAAAGAATGATATCTTTTCCGCAGGTGGTAATTTCGAATTATTGAAGTCGTTTTCAAATAAAGACTATGAAACGAACAAAAAAGCAATGTTCGAATTTTATAATCTTTTCTTATCCGTAAGACGTTTGGACATTCCGGTAATCTGTGCCGCAAACGGTCACGCAATCGGAGCCGGGTTTTCACTTACCTTCGCATGTGATATCCGGGTTTTTGCCAATGAGGCTAAATATCAATTCAACTTCGTTAAACTTGGAATCCATCCGGGTATGGGCTCCAGTTATACCGTTAAGGAATTATTTGGGACTCATATTGCAAACCGACTTTTATTTTTAGCGGAAACCTTAAATGGAGAAGAGGCATTCCGACTTGGACTTTGCAACGACTCGGTTCCACAAAAGGAAGTCTTGGGAAGAGCGACTGAAATTGCAATCGCATTGTCCGAAAGTGCGCCTTTAGCTCTCAGCGAATTAAAGAAGAACACTTACGATAAGGAAAAATTAGAAACTGCTCTTAGAAAAGAAGCAGAGTCTCAAGCTAGAAATTTCATCTCCGCCGATTTCAAAGAAACGATCAAAGCAATCGAACAAAAGAGAAAACCAATCTTTAAAGGACTATAA
- a CDS encoding PilZ domain-containing protein has product MAVGRSDSLQELITILETMFGETIIGTDINLVKHLFYYLKADEVEFPFDYDGQRFFAIVESIEETTVDLRIPGATQGLSLRAKISFEIMNILYQFEVVILEFLEESIVQVRIPSELQAASFRKNVRVAVDDLFMNYVILFRSLSGGGREIGRNIQVEQRFNNLMREIKKDNPDLRLVNIIISEYISNVSKGYEVVFFSQNREETFLDSFIRRNDRPLFIPDTSLIINYIRENEDSESIAGNYREEYIRMVLENGQDYADKFFRELQKREIREFIISYLVLPIRLFNDVVGYVRVYTSAMDRYSITPSQVSYLIELTEIFSYSMTKIFIREDNYRHTKAGTRVVDISINGLLFEIEEKRIFQYLKKHNIIKMFVPVSEKMLILRGEVVRYIVVEDGKYHLGVNFFDSNPDDMLILQKYIFMRTRRVLSE; this is encoded by the coding sequence ATGGCAGTCGGAAGATCGGACAGTTTACAGGAACTCATCACAATTCTGGAAACGATGTTTGGAGAAACGATCATTGGGACCGACATCAATCTCGTAAAACATCTATTTTATTATCTCAAAGCAGATGAAGTGGAATTCCCGTTTGACTATGACGGGCAAAGATTCTTCGCCATCGTAGAAAGCATAGAAGAGACAACTGTAGATCTAAGAATTCCAGGCGCAACGCAAGGATTAAGTTTAAGGGCGAAAATCAGTTTCGAAATCATGAATATTCTCTATCAATTCGAAGTTGTAATTCTCGAATTTTTGGAGGAGTCGATCGTTCAAGTTCGGATTCCGTCGGAACTCCAAGCCGCTTCTTTTAGAAAAAACGTCCGGGTTGCGGTCGACGATCTGTTTATGAATTACGTGATACTTTTCAGGTCGCTTTCCGGTGGTGGAAGGGAGATCGGCAGAAATATTCAAGTCGAACAAAGATTTAATAATCTCATGCGCGAAATCAAAAAAGATAATCCCGATCTGAGATTAGTTAATATTATAATTTCAGAATATATTTCGAATGTTTCGAAGGGATACGAGGTCGTGTTTTTTTCGCAGAACCGGGAAGAAACCTTTTTAGATTCATTTATTCGTAGAAATGATCGGCCTCTATTTATACCCGATACGTCTTTGATCATTAATTATATCCGTGAAAACGAGGATTCCGAATCGATTGCCGGAAACTATCGTGAAGAATATATTCGAATGGTTCTTGAAAACGGACAGGACTACGCGGATAAATTTTTCAGGGAACTGCAAAAGAGGGAAATCCGGGAGTTCATAATCTCTTATCTCGTCTTGCCGATCCGATTATTCAACGACGTTGTGGGTTATGTTCGTGTTTATACTTCGGCTATGGATCGTTACTCGATCACTCCTTCTCAAGTGAGTTATTTGATTGAACTTACGGAAATTTTCAGTTATTCGATGACAAAAATCTTCATTCGGGAAGACAATTACAGGCACACGAAAGCCGGGACTCGTGTGGTAGATATCAGTATAAACGGACTTTTATTTGAGATTGAAGAGAAAAGGATATTTCAGTATTTAAAAAAACATAATATTATAAAAATGTTTGTTCCCGTTTCGGAGAAGATGTTGATTTTGAGAGGGGAGGTTGTTCGATATATAGTTGTCGAAGATGGTAAATATCATCTTGGAGTGAATTTTTTCGACTCCAACCCGGATGATATGTTGATTCTTCAAAAATATATCTTTATGAGAACGAGACGTGTCCTTTCCGAGTAA
- a CDS encoding tetratricopeptide repeat protein has protein sequence MEKLTDSYKVRPLRIFFSILLFTSSFGKVDSRELVYAFREPGKPEKEKMILVGETVLYDKVKPIEEEGKNKYLDIGVDTRADLVTIKINFDPGLRVGQTLYLIEKDFDHKNYKNGNIVAQIEIKSIFQTSFIGKRARGIGNLGLVKDKNLMVAAPLVSEKIEPAIVERKKGDYHFSRNEIAESIRAYKHTISLDPSSPMGHFRLGLLYKKTGEAYISAGSEFSMAWKNRKRFANSQEELEFYTEYINYLNHKYETQGFKNQSILSKSMEVIQEAFKLTRSDPELLINSALTYYYLYREKSKSDKTPARASTNRKRSDAYFEISEKLVKDSNKLNPSDYRAYLLACKLYLDKIDELTSETGQSGLGESEEVGTLKNKFTDSLEKYKTFKPTSIPGDPYVLKSIN, from the coding sequence ATGGAGAAATTGACCGATTCTTATAAGGTGAGACCCTTGCGAATCTTTTTTTCAATCCTTCTTTTTACCTCATCCTTCGGAAAAGTAGACTCAAGAGAACTCGTCTACGCCTTCCGAGAACCGGGCAAACCTGAAAAAGAAAAGATGATTCTCGTGGGCGAGACCGTACTTTATGATAAAGTGAAGCCGATCGAAGAAGAAGGAAAAAACAAATATCTCGACATCGGAGTCGATACGAGAGCCGACTTGGTTACGATCAAAATCAATTTCGATCCTGGACTCAGGGTCGGACAAACTTTATATCTTATCGAAAAAGATTTTGATCATAAAAATTACAAAAACGGAAACATCGTCGCACAAATCGAAATCAAGTCCATCTTTCAAACGTCTTTTATCGGTAAAAGAGCGAGGGGAATCGGAAATCTCGGACTCGTAAAGGATAAAAATCTAATGGTAGCGGCTCCTTTGGTTTCGGAAAAAATAGAACCAGCGATCGTCGAAAGAAAAAAAGGAGACTACCATTTTTCCAGAAACGAAATCGCGGAATCGATCCGCGCTTACAAACATACAATCAGCTTGGATCCTTCCTCGCCGATGGGCCATTTCCGCTTAGGACTTCTCTATAAAAAAACGGGAGAAGCTTATATATCGGCCGGATCGGAATTTTCAATGGCCTGGAAAAATCGGAAACGATTCGCGAACTCGCAAGAAGAACTCGAATTTTATACGGAATACATAAACTACCTCAATCACAAATACGAAACGCAAGGCTTTAAGAATCAGTCCATACTTTCCAAATCGATGGAGGTCATTCAAGAAGCATTCAAACTAACTAGATCAGATCCAGAGCTTCTCATTAATTCTGCTTTAACTTACTATTATCTCTATAGGGAAAAATCCAAATCCGACAAAACTCCGGCTCGGGCTTCCACAAATCGAAAAAGATCGGACGCATATTTCGAAATTTCCGAAAAACTCGTTAAGGACTCGAATAAACTCAACCCCTCCGACTATAGAGCATATCTTTTAGCGTGTAAACTTTATCTCGATAAGATCGATGAATTGACTTCTGAAACGGGCCAAAGCGGTTTGGGAGAATCAGAAGAAGTCGGAACTCTGAAGAATAAGTTCACGGATTCTTTAGAAAAATATAAAACTTTCAAACCCACTTCCATTCCGGGAGATCCATACGTTTTGAAATCTATAAATTAA
- the mtnC gene encoding acireductone synthase has translation MDFEIYLFDIEGTTTPIEFVHKILFPYSIGKFETFFRSNSLEREWIEKLLEEGKHDSTYSGQLTDSPQNLSDYCKYLVSVDRKSGPLKEIQGRIWKRGYENGELKSSLFTDVPSFLKRIQSAKKKSAVYSSGSIEAQKLIFKYSDFGDLTGYFSAYFDTGVGGKKESASYSRIAEQLGIAPEKILFFTDIKEEADAAKNAEFKTTLLERPGNYPQPKHSHPKISSFEDFNP, from the coding sequence TTGGACTTCGAAATTTATCTATTCGACATCGAGGGGACCACAACTCCCATCGAATTCGTTCATAAAATTCTCTTTCCGTATTCTATTGGGAAGTTCGAAACTTTTTTTCGATCGAACTCTCTTGAGAGAGAATGGATCGAAAAATTACTTGAAGAAGGAAAACATGATTCCACGTATTCGGGGCAACTAACAGATTCTCCTCAGAATTTAAGCGATTATTGCAAATATCTCGTTTCCGTGGACCGAAAGAGCGGACCTCTGAAAGAGATTCAGGGAAGAATTTGGAAACGCGGTTACGAAAATGGAGAGCTGAAAAGCTCCCTATTCACGGATGTCCCTTCGTTTTTAAAAAGAATTCAATCTGCCAAAAAGAAATCTGCCGTATATTCCTCTGGAAGCATTGAGGCTCAGAAATTAATTTTTAAATATTCGGACTTTGGAGATTTGACCGGATATTTTTCCGCTTACTTCGATACTGGAGTTGGAGGGAAAAAGGAATCAGCGAGTTATTCAAGGATCGCGGAGCAACTGGGAATCGCACCGGAAAAAATTTTATTTTTCACCGATATCAAGGAAGAAGCCGACGCCGCAAAAAATGCGGAATTTAAAACGACCTTATTGGAACGTCCTGGGAATTATCCGCAACCGAAACATTCCCATCCTAAAATTTCTTCTTTCGAAGATTTCAACCCTTAA
- a CDS encoding MFS transporter produces MKKRPLEKSLLRFFGLEELANHGWNSILAFWMIMGMAFFLFADQNLIAPNLKNIGASFGLNNQKDVDWYIGGIIPILFFILGGAVSVSMGYLSQKYSRKTLIIFSVFLGEIPCFLSGFATSYSEFVIYRTLTGFGLGGIFPLLFTVLGDYFSDKSRSTAAAYVSLSMGIGLGVGQLLGGVLGNADPINGWRMSFIYLSIPSFFFAVIYWIFCKEPIRGGGETEWYGIAEKFPEESFHLRWNDVRLLFRNKTNVGIFLQGIPGCVPWGVFFVFLVDYYETSYHLDKATATMLLTYAAIGVFAGTFFGGVIGQKIYNYNKRYLPIFCMSSILIGVSPCIYLLKAEDIANSGLFIVINIVTGFIISVTGPNVRATLMNVNIPKNRSSMFALYNLTDDLGKGLGPAMSAVILGLTPQDRSLGLSISVLFWIPCALFWLIVLKNFEKDEKNVHDYLASEAEKIKGAI; encoded by the coding sequence ATGAAAAAAAGACCCTTAGAGAAAAGTCTTCTTCGCTTTTTTGGACTGGAAGAATTGGCGAATCACGGATGGAACTCGATTTTAGCATTTTGGATGATTATGGGAATGGCCTTCTTTCTTTTTGCAGATCAAAATTTAATCGCGCCTAACTTAAAAAACATCGGAGCTTCTTTCGGCCTTAATAATCAGAAAGATGTAGATTGGTATATCGGAGGGATTATTCCGATTCTATTCTTCATCTTAGGCGGAGCCGTTTCCGTAAGTATGGGCTATTTATCCCAGAAGTATTCGCGAAAAACCCTCATCATCTTTTCCGTATTTTTAGGAGAAATTCCCTGCTTTCTTTCGGGATTTGCGACCAGCTATTCTGAATTCGTAATCTATAGAACTCTTACCGGATTCGGTCTTGGAGGAATATTTCCGCTTCTTTTTACGGTACTCGGAGATTATTTTTCGGACAAATCCAGATCCACAGCCGCCGCTTATGTTTCTCTCTCGATGGGAATCGGTCTCGGAGTCGGTCAACTTCTCGGAGGAGTTTTAGGAAACGCCGATCCGATCAACGGTTGGAGAATGAGTTTTATCTACCTTTCTATTCCTTCTTTCTTTTTTGCGGTCATTTATTGGATCTTCTGCAAGGAACCAATCCGAGGCGGAGGAGAAACGGAATGGTATGGAATCGCGGAGAAATTCCCAGAAGAAAGTTTTCATCTTCGCTGGAATGACGTTAGACTCCTTTTCAGAAATAAAACGAACGTAGGAATCTTTCTTCAGGGAATTCCAGGTTGTGTTCCCTGGGGGGTTTTTTTCGTATTCTTAGTGGATTATTACGAAACTTCCTATCATCTAGACAAAGCGACAGCTACGATGCTTCTTACTTATGCGGCAATAGGAGTGTTTGCCGGAACATTTTTCGGAGGAGTCATCGGACAAAAAATTTACAACTATAACAAACGATATCTTCCTATTTTTTGTATGTCCAGCATATTGATTGGAGTTTCACCCTGTATCTATCTTTTAAAAGCGGAGGATATCGCAAATTCAGGACTTTTTATCGTAATCAACATCGTCACGGGTTTTATCATATCCGTCACTGGACCGAACGTGAGAGCTACATTAATGAATGTGAATATTCCGAAAAACAGAAGTAGCATGTTTGCTCTCTATAATCTCACCGACGACTTAGGAAAGGGCCTTGGACCAGCGATGAGTGCGGTGATTTTGGGTCTGACTCCGCAAGACCGTTCTTTAGGGCTTTCCATCTCTGTTCTTTTTTGGATTCCCTGTGCACTATTCTGGTTGATTGTATTGAAAAATTTTGAAAAGGACGAAAAAAACGTGCATGATTATCTAGCTTCTGAAGCCGAAAAAATCAAAGGGGCGATCTAA
- a CDS encoding alpha/beta hydrolase, with product MTFNHKEFYILSSSDKSKLYCQSWTKPNSNRLVIFHHGFGEHSGRYANLLRYFARSDINFYSFDMRGHGNSEGKRGHADSFDLYVRDLADFVSEAFKREEKERFFLLGHSLGGAVSLRYSQEGINQDNILGLILGSPALIVKVDFKKKLKKFAASFLSKISPSLIVDAELDFQYLSHDPDVIEAYKQDPLVHGKISLKMGSELLEIGPKLIKKANVLRCPVLILHGQEDGLVDVNGSTELYKNLIYRNKRIKIYPGLYHELMNEFPEHRDVALNDIRTFLETIQREKIDSDLKDSSLKMKKEIPTSQKKRNEKNAVSNL from the coding sequence ATGACTTTTAATCACAAAGAATTTTATATTTTATCCAGTTCTGATAAATCAAAATTGTACTGCCAGTCCTGGACGAAACCAAACTCCAATCGATTGGTGATTTTTCACCACGGCTTTGGAGAACATAGCGGGCGTTATGCAAACTTGCTCCGTTATTTTGCAAGAAGCGATATTAATTTTTATTCTTTCGATATGAGAGGTCACGGTAATTCGGAGGGAAAAAGAGGACATGCGGATTCTTTCGATTTATATGTGAGAGATCTGGCGGATTTCGTTTCTGAGGCTTTTAAAAGAGAGGAGAAGGAGCGTTTTTTTCTTTTGGGACATTCGCTCGGAGGAGCCGTTTCGCTTCGGTATTCTCAGGAGGGAATTAATCAGGATAATATTCTGGGTCTGATTCTAGGTTCTCCTGCGCTAATAGTGAAAGTGGATTTTAAAAAGAAACTTAAAAAGTTCGCAGCTAGTTTTTTAAGTAAAATTTCTCCTTCCCTCATCGTGGACGCGGAATTGGATTTTCAATATCTTTCTCACGATCCGGATGTGATCGAGGCCTACAAACAGGATCCTCTCGTTCATGGAAAAATTTCCCTCAAGATGGGAAGCGAACTTTTGGAAATCGGGCCTAAACTGATCAAAAAAGCAAACGTGCTTCGATGTCCGGTTTTGATTCTTCACGGTCAGGAGGATGGGCTTGTGGACGTAAACGGTTCTACGGAACTTTATAAAAATCTAATTTATAGAAACAAAAGAATCAAGATTTATCCTGGACTTTATCACGAGTTGATGAACGAATTTCCGGAACACAGAGATGTGGCGCTAAATGATATCCGGACGTTTTTAGAAACCATTCAGAGGGAAAAGATAGACTCTGATCTTAAGGATTCTTCCTTAAAGATGAAAAAGGAAATTCCGACTTCACAGAAAAAGAGAAACGAGAAAAACGCGGTTTCGAATCTTTAA